Proteins from a genomic interval of Lysobacter arenosi:
- a CDS encoding pilus assembly protein, producing the protein MDARSCNRVDARAHASSIHIAFFIMAMGAISGPVVAQVDIAQKPLHVGPRVPGNLALVLSVEFPTIISQANLGPYAVNRRYIGYFDPDKCYHYHYSEIESERHFYPVRFTTGHLCNHSSKEWSGNFMNWAVTQTIDPFRLALTGGYRVRDTPVETWLEKARHDRYFEHLYDDRRLPGTGADMKQVRGATPASWNQILVQVRGLGNQILISPGVARGSPVAYNPEVHDLVTNARGQAFPFNDLLLSARVKVCVPNLLELNCKQYSQGWKPEGLIQEYSDRVRYSIFGYLNDSRWQRDGGVLRANQKFVGPYSYDPTQGPAVNQAGEWDPRTGVILRNPDPLAAAGTPGGIKDSGVINYLNKAGQLTTAMHKTIDPVSELFYAVVRYFKRQGNVASYSYLGGGNEYVVADGFPVITNWDDPIQNRCQANVILGIGDTDTNTDKNLPGNTVTIAEPATPPEVLADKTVNVVTATNKVGELEGLRIRTPFAGGYNSAYMAGLAYDSHTRDIRADLDGAQTIATHWVDVLESQNLRRKEENPYWLAAKYGGFRVPDGYSTYDRTAPLPDGWWNASGDILKKDYKRPDTFYVASEANRMVESLKKAFTQIASETSGSAAPLTSSSTRLETGTMIYQARFYSPSWRGELSAYAWDATTGRFSHAPAWNAGDRLAAMKWDRRRIYVHNPQATGRRYQLLSWGVLGPAQQSVLADETSVNYLRGDRSNEGRLRVRLGILGDIVNSQPLFVGAPNPRMYRGAKFSGASSYPAFAERQSARRGVVYVGANDGMLHGFDATTGDEVYAFMPAAAINAQLKRLTSPDYEHRYFVDGELTVADVYSSRDGRWKTILAGSMGRGGKAVFALDVTDPDNVGLLWEMGATEIPAMGNVIGKPIIAQVANGDWRVLIGNGPNSAAGAAQLVTIGIESGSIQVRNTGVAGSNGLSGVDAWDGNGDGFYETVYGGDFAGNLWRFEGVGSATIAVDKLFAAKDSGGNPQPITAAPLLLRNPQTRQLWVYFGTGRYLAGRDIADRSEQTWYGVIDDGDEVAGRSALVRRRIQAEVTRGDRGFRATSAAVAGDLSGRDGWFLDLVSPVNGREGERMVVPNSLVGGTLYGTTRIPDARDICSPGGRGFVMGLEPFTGGRRASAAFDANGDGRIDHQDVITVGGAGLSGKRHWFRQRPERSALPGRHR; encoded by the coding sequence ATGGACGCTCGATCATGCAATCGCGTGGACGCCAGGGCACATGCCTCGTCCATCCACATCGCCTTCTTCATCATGGCGATGGGTGCGATATCCGGACCTGTTGTCGCGCAGGTGGACATTGCGCAGAAGCCATTGCACGTGGGGCCAAGAGTTCCGGGCAATCTGGCCCTGGTCTTGTCGGTGGAGTTTCCGACAATCATCAGCCAGGCCAATCTCGGCCCCTACGCTGTGAATCGCCGCTACATCGGCTACTTCGATCCGGACAAGTGCTACCACTATCATTATTCTGAGATCGAGTCCGAGCGGCACTTCTACCCGGTCCGTTTCACCACCGGACATCTCTGCAACCATTCCAGCAAGGAATGGAGTGGCAACTTCATGAACTGGGCAGTGACCCAGACGATCGATCCCTTCCGGCTGGCGCTGACCGGTGGCTACCGAGTTCGAGATACTCCAGTGGAAACCTGGCTCGAGAAGGCAAGGCACGACCGGTACTTTGAACATCTATATGACGATCGTCGTCTGCCGGGAACAGGGGCCGACATGAAGCAGGTTCGCGGCGCGACGCCGGCGTCCTGGAACCAGATATTGGTACAAGTGCGCGGCCTGGGTAACCAGATCCTCATATCGCCGGGTGTGGCAAGGGGATCGCCGGTCGCATACAACCCGGAGGTTCACGACCTGGTGACGAACGCTCGGGGACAAGCGTTCCCTTTCAACGATCTGCTGCTGAGTGCACGGGTCAAGGTTTGCGTGCCGAATCTTCTGGAACTCAACTGCAAGCAATACAGCCAGGGTTGGAAACCGGAAGGGTTGATCCAGGAGTATTCAGACCGGGTTCGCTACAGCATCTTCGGCTATCTGAATGACTCGAGATGGCAACGTGATGGAGGTGTCCTGCGCGCGAACCAGAAGTTCGTTGGACCGTACTCCTACGACCCGACCCAGGGACCGGCGGTAAACCAAGCGGGGGAGTGGGACCCGCGCACCGGCGTGATCCTTCGCAACCCTGATCCATTGGCTGCGGCGGGTACACCGGGAGGAATCAAGGACAGCGGAGTCATCAACTACCTGAACAAGGCAGGACAGCTGACCACGGCGATGCACAAGACGATCGACCCGGTCAGTGAGCTCTTCTACGCGGTCGTTCGCTATTTCAAGCGTCAGGGAAACGTTGCTTCGTACTCTTACCTGGGTGGCGGCAATGAGTATGTTGTGGCCGACGGATTTCCGGTCATTACAAACTGGGATGATCCCATCCAGAACCGTTGCCAGGCCAACGTGATCCTCGGCATCGGAGACACGGACACCAACACCGACAAGAATCTGCCCGGCAATACGGTCACCATCGCGGAGCCTGCAACTCCGCCGGAAGTTCTGGCCGACAAGACGGTCAATGTGGTCACTGCCACCAACAAGGTCGGCGAACTGGAAGGGCTGCGAATCCGTACTCCATTCGCGGGGGGGTACAACTCTGCCTACATGGCCGGTCTCGCCTACGATTCGCATACGAGGGACATACGGGCTGATCTGGACGGCGCGCAGACCATTGCCACGCACTGGGTCGACGTCCTTGAGAGCCAGAACCTGAGGCGCAAGGAGGAGAACCCTTACTGGTTGGCGGCCAAGTACGGTGGCTTTCGGGTTCCAGATGGCTACAGCACTTATGATCGGACCGCGCCGCTGCCCGATGGATGGTGGAACGCCTCGGGCGACATTCTCAAGAAGGACTACAAGCGGCCCGACACCTTCTATGTGGCAAGCGAAGCCAACAGGATGGTCGAGAGCCTGAAAAAGGCATTCACGCAGATTGCCTCTGAGACCAGCGGTTCGGCAGCTCCGCTGACATCGAGCAGCACCCGCCTGGAAACCGGCACGATGATCTACCAGGCGCGCTTCTATAGCCCGTCGTGGCGTGGCGAGTTGAGTGCGTATGCGTGGGACGCAACCACTGGTCGGTTCTCGCATGCGCCGGCGTGGAATGCAGGCGACAGACTCGCAGCGATGAAGTGGGATCGGCGTCGGATCTACGTGCACAATCCGCAGGCGACGGGCCGCAGGTATCAGCTGCTGAGCTGGGGGGTACTGGGGCCGGCGCAGCAGTCGGTGCTTGCCGACGAAACCAGCGTGAACTACCTGCGCGGCGATCGCAGCAATGAAGGCCGGCTGCGCGTACGTCTGGGCATTCTTGGCGATATCGTCAATTCCCAGCCGCTCTTCGTGGGCGCGCCGAATCCGCGCATGTACCGCGGCGCGAAGTTCAGTGGTGCATCGTCCTACCCGGCGTTCGCCGAGCGCCAGTCCGCCCGGCGCGGTGTCGTCTACGTCGGCGCGAACGACGGCATGCTGCATGGCTTCGACGCGACCACCGGCGACGAGGTCTATGCCTTCATGCCGGCGGCGGCCATCAACGCGCAGTTGAAGCGTCTGACGTCCCCGGACTACGAGCATCGATACTTCGTCGACGGTGAACTTACGGTGGCCGACGTTTACTCCAGCCGCGACGGCCGCTGGAAAACGATTCTGGCAGGAAGCATGGGGCGGGGCGGGAAGGCGGTTTTTGCGTTGGACGTCACCGACCCGGATAACGTCGGGTTGTTGTGGGAGATGGGGGCTACGGAAATACCGGCGATGGGCAATGTCATCGGCAAACCCATCATCGCCCAGGTTGCCAATGGCGATTGGCGCGTGTTGATTGGCAACGGTCCCAACAGCGCCGCCGGGGCTGCGCAGCTGGTCACCATTGGCATCGAGTCCGGTTCGATACAGGTCCGCAACACCGGCGTGGCGGGCAGCAACGGGTTGTCAGGCGTGGACGCGTGGGACGGCAACGGCGATGGCTTCTACGAGACCGTCTACGGCGGCGATTTCGCCGGCAACCTGTGGCGTTTCGAAGGCGTGGGCAGCGCCACGATCGCCGTGGACAAACTGTTCGCGGCCAAGGATAGCGGCGGCAATCCGCAACCCATCACGGCAGCGCCGTTGCTGCTGAGGAACCCGCAGACGCGACAGCTTTGGGTGTACTTCGGTACTGGTCGCTACCTGGCAGGTCGGGACATCGCTGACCGCAGCGAACAGACCTGGTACGGCGTGATTGACGACGGCGACGAAGTGGCCGGCCGCAGCGCGCTGGTCAGGCGACGAATCCAGGCAGAGGTCACCCGCGGTGATCGTGGCTTTCGGGCGACCAGTGCAGCGGTTGCGGGCGACCTGTCAGGCAGGGACGGCTGGTTCCTCGATCTGGTTTCACCGGTCAACGGCAGGGAGGGTGAGCGGATGGTGGTGCCCAACAGCCTCGTGGGCGGTACGTTGTATGGCACCACGCGCATACCCGATGCCCGCGACATCTGCAGTCCCGGAGGCAGGGGCTTTGTCATGGGGCTGGAGCCGTTCACCGGTGGGCGGCGCGCTTCCGCCGCCTTTGACGCCAATGGCGATGGTCGGATTGACCACCAGGACGTGATCACGGTCGGGGGGGCAGGGCTTTCCGGCAAACGGCATTGGTTTCGCCAGCGGCCTGAACGATCCGCGCTTCCTGGACGGCACCGCTGA